The Glycine soja cultivar W05 chromosome 6, ASM419377v2, whole genome shotgun sequence genome has a window encoding:
- the LOC114414618 gene encoding cysteine proteinase 15A-like — protein MANPSLLFFSLLLLSATVAAAERIDDEDDLLIRQVVPDAEDHHLLNAEHHFSAFKTKFGKTYATQEEHDHRFRIFKNNLLRAKSHQKLDPSAVHGVTRFSDLTPAEFRRQFLGLKPLRLPSDAQKAPILPTNDLPTDFDWREHGAVTGVKNQGSCGSCWSFSAVGALEGAHFLSTGELVSLSEQQLVDCDHECDPEERGACDSGCNGGLMTTAFEYTLQAGGLMREKDYPYTGRDRGPCKFDKSKVAASVANFSVVSLDEEQIAANLVQNGPLAVGINAVFMQTYIGGVSCPYICGKHLDHGVLLVGYGSGAYAPIRFKEKPYWIIKNSWGESWGEEGYYKICRGRNVCGVDSMVSTVAAIHVSNN, from the exons ATGGCTAATCCCTCACTCTTGTTCTTCAGTCTCCTCCTATTATCCGCCACCGTAGCCGCCGCCGAACGGATCGACGATGAAGACGACCTTCTGATCCGTCAAGTGGTGCCGGATGCGGAGGACCACCACCTGCTCAACGCGGAGCACCACTTCTCCGCCTTCAAGACAAAGTTCGGCAAGACCTACGCCACGCAGGAGGAGCACGACCACCGCTTCCGTATCTTCAAGAACAACTTGCTCCGCGCCAAGTCACACCAGAAATTGGATCCCTCCGCCGTCCACGGCGTCACCAGGTTCTCCGATCTCACTCCGGCGGAGTTTCGCCGCCAGTTCCTCGGCCTGAAGCCGCTCCGCCTTCCCTCTGACGCTCAGAAGGCTCCGATCCTACCGACCAACGACCTCCCTACCGATTTCGATTGGCGCGAACATGGAGCCGTTACTGGAGTAAAAAATCAGGGTTCGTGCGGATCGTGTTGGTCCTTTAGCGCCGTTGGAGCGTTGGAAGGTGCTCATTTTCTTTCTACAGGTGAGCTCGTGAGCCTTAGCGAGCAACAACTTGTGGATTGCGATCATGAG TGTGATCCGGAAGAGCGTGGAGCATGTGACTCGGGTTGTAACGGTGGGTTGATGACCACTGCATTTGAGTACACACTCCAGGCTGGTGGACTAATGCGAGAAAAGGATTATCCTTACACTGGAAGAGACCGTGGTCCCTGCAAATTTGACAAGAGCAAAGTTGCTGCTTCCGTAGCTAACTTCAGTGTGGTTTCCCTTGATGAAGAACAAATTGCAGCAAATTTGGTCCAGAATGGTCCTCTTGCAg TTGGTATCAATGCAGTTTTTATGCAGACATATATTGGTGGCGTCTCATGCCCATATATCTGCGGCAAGCATTTGGATCAcggggttcttttggtggggtATGGTTCTGGTGCTTATGCTCCAATTCGTTTTAAGGAAAAGCCTTACTGGATCATAAAGAATTCATGGGGGGAGAGCTGGGGAGAAGAGGGATATTACAAGATCTGCAGAGGTCGCAATGTATGTGGGGTGGACTCGATGGTCTCAACTGTCGCTGCTATACATGTTTCTAACAATTAA